The genomic segment ACGAGGAACTGCTGGAGTCCATCATCCTCGCCGCCGAGGTGGAGACGGCGATGAAGAAGATGCTCAAGGAGATAGAGACGACGAAGCGCCGCGTCAACGCCCTGGAGTTCAAACTCCTGCCCGACCTCTACGAGAACAAGGAGTACATCGAGCAGAAACTCGAAGAGCAGGAACGCGAGGAGATATTCCGCCTGAAGAAGATCAAGGCGAAGAAGGAAGAAGAGGAGAAAGAAGAGCGCGAGGCCGAAGCGAAGGAGTCGGGCGCGGCCGAACGCGTGCCCGCCGACGACTGAGACCGACGCCGGTCCTCGCTCGCCTCGACGGCGACCACGTCTTCGGCCACCACGCGGACTCGCGCGCGCACCGGACGCCGTCCGTCTCTCTCCTGTTTCGCGCCCGCACGACTCGACTCGGTCCGACGCCGACGGCTACAGGTACGCGTCGTCGTAGCCCTCGTCGGGTTTCCGCGTGTTCCCGCAGTTCGCGCACCTGAGTCGCTCCATGCTGTCCATCGATACGTCCGTCGAGTCGCAGTTCCCGCAGTAGTAGCCGTACTCCTCGTTCAGGCCGTCGTCGAGGTAGGTGGGGACGAACGCGCCCTCGGTTCCCGACACGGGGTCGTCGCCGAGATAGACCGTCTCGCCGTCGGTTTCGACGGCGTCCGGGAACTCGTCGGTGTCTATCTCCGCGGCCGTCTCGCCCTCGCCGTCGTCCTCGCCGGCGGCCGTCCCGTCACCGTTCGCCGCATCGGCCTCTTCGGCGTAGACGTACTCGACCGTCTCGCGCCCGCCGACATCCAGCGTTCGCTCCTCGACCCGTTCGAGGCCGAACCGCTCGAAGAACGCGCCGGCGGTGTTGTTGGCGGCCATCGCGGCGGCCTGGTGGCCCGTCCCGTGACCGTGGTCCAGTTCCTCGACGGCGCGTTCGTACAGCGCCGTCCCGATGCCCATCCCGCGACGCTCGGGGTCCACGTGGAGTCGGCGGACGGTGTCGTCGTCGCCGTCCACGAGGACGACGCCCGAGACGACGCCGTCCTCGTCGGCCTCGGCGACGAAGGCGGCGTAGTCCTCGGAGTCACGACGGCGCCGTTGCTCCGCCTCGCCGAACTCGGCCTCGACTATCTGTTCGATGTCGCGCGGACTCAGCGCGTAGGAGGCGGTCATCGAACTCTCCGCCATCTCGTGAATCCGGCCCGCGTCGTCGCCCTCGGCGCGACGGATGGTGAACTGGTCGCTCACGCTCAGTCCTCCCGTTTCCGGTAGACCGCATCGGACCCGCAGTTCGGACACTCCGTCGGCAGACCGTCTTCGAGGTCACCGATTTCTCCGCAGTCGTCGCACCGCCACTGCAGGTAGCCCTCGCCGAACTCCTGTCCCGGCACCTGCTCTTGCTGTTCGGTC from the Halogeometricum rufum genome contains:
- a CDS encoding GNAT family N-acetyltransferase, which gives rise to MSDQFTIRRAEGDDAGRIHEMAESSMTASYALSPRDIEQIVEAEFGEAEQRRRRDSEDYAAFVAEADEDGVVSGVVLVDGDDDTVRRLHVDPERRGMGIGTALYERAVEELDHGHGTGHQAAAMAANNTAGAFFERFGLERVEERTLDVGGRETVEYVYAEEADAANGDGTAAGEDDGEGETAAEIDTDEFPDAVETDGETVYLGDDPVSGTEGAFVPTYLDDGLNEEYGYYCGNCDSTDVSMDSMERLRCANCGNTRKPDEGYDDAYL